Below is a genomic region from Nitrospira lenta.
TCACCGTCAACGCTTGCTGCGCGGTGTTCAGTGCAGTTCTGGCAATATCGAAGAGGGAGTTTAAGCCGACCATAGGCTATCCCTGCTGGTAGAGGACGGCTGATAATGGATGTGCGAGCGCGGGTTTTCCTGTCCGGCCGTATGCATTGCCGTCCGTCAGAGCGGCTGCTCCGGCCGTCAAGGCATGCTCAACAAACCCGCGAATGCCATCGATAAGGACCACGTTTTGCTTGATCTCTTCCCGCACATGTTTGGCGGTGGCCATCAGTGTCTCGTGATGTCGGCGAACGGTGGCCGATTCCAAACCGTGCCAGCGATCGAGCAGACTGTGCAGCGATGAGGCCGAATCAGACAGCGACAGGGCGGCGGTAATCTGGCGGACCGCCTGGTCGCGCGCATCCGCAATGGATTGGAGTTGTTCCAGTATCGCAAGGCGGCGAACATTGATAGGGTGAAAGTCGCCGATGGCGAGGGTTTTGATGGCGTGACGTTCCGCTTCGACTGTCTCGAGGAGGGACTGGCAGGCGGCCAGTTCCCGGAGAAGAATGGTCACTAATTGTGCTGACAGTGCCGTTGAAACCGAAGGCATACGCGCTCCCTGCGAACTTGCTTCGGACATAACGCCGCCATCCTGGCAGCGCAGTCGATGTGAATCGTGACGGTTACAACACCGCGTCGGTCAGCACTTGCTTGATAAGCGCATCGCCGACTTTGCGGCCGCTCACATCGTAGGTGCCATGCTCAAGGGCATTCTTAATTTGCTCAACCCGAGCGGCCCGTTCCTGATCGGGCGTCTGGCCCAGCGCACGAATGCGCTGCAGCTCTTTAGCCTGATCCGAGATCTGGACCCGGTCATTCCCCGCCTCTTTCTGAGACGATTGCGGCTGGGGCGACGGACCCTTCGTCTCCTGCGTGCCTAAGAGAATCTTGGCCAGTTGATCGGACCGACCCGAACCTGAGATCTGCATATCGCTCTCCTTCTTCTGGGAAACGGCTGAGCCAACCGGGGTTTTCCCCTCTCGGTTGCTTCAAACCCTGTCGCACACCTTATCGGTTTTCACTGTCTGGAACTTTAGCGGCCGGCGGATAATTCTTTTCAATATATTCCTGAACCATTTGCGTAATCCCGATGCCTCCTGATTCGGATGCTCTATTTCCGATCTCTTGGTCATAAAAGGAGTAAAAGTATGAGCCCATTTTGCCGGACATCTCTGATTCATGAACGGTTTCCCGCATCACCTTCATCAGATAGGACACAAAGAAGGCTTCATACTGCTTGGCGGCCTTGAGTAACTCTTTCCGATCACCTGGAGCCCCCTGTACCTGCAATGAGCTGAGGTCATTCTGATTCCCCAGTGGATCGGTGAAGACCGGAGAAGAAAGAAACTGCGCTTGAGTCGAATCATGAATATTCATTGGAACTCTCGTGTAATGTAGCCCGCTTTCAACGCTTTTCAATTACTGCATTAGTTCATATTATCAATATCTTAACTAGATAATCTCAAGATTCGCTTGGAGTGCTCCTGCTGCTCGCAATGCCGAAAGAATTGAGACCAGGTCTCTGGGCGTTACTCCGACAGCATTCAGTGCCCTCACGACCTCGCCCAGCGTGACAGTCTCGTCAACGACGATCAGCCGAGACTCTTGCTCCTTTACCTCTGTTTGGACGTCTTCGGTCACGGTCGCGGGTTGACTGCTAGCCGATCCGATCAGCGGGGCATTGGGTTGAGAAACACTCAAGGTGTTCTTGACCGAAATCGTTAGATTCCCGTGAGAAATCGCACAGGTGGAGATGCGCACATGTTCGCCGAGTACGACCGTACCGGTTCGTTCGTTCACGACCACTTTGGCGGCCATGTCGACCGAGACATCCAGGCCTTCGATTGACGCAATGTATTCGACAACTCGACCGTGAAAATTCGTGGGAATCGTGGCCTTCACATGACCGGCATTGATGGGTAAAGCACTGCCTTTCCCAAAGACTCCATCGATGGCTTCAGCCGTTCGAATCGCCGTCGTAAAGTCCGGCTGCCGGAGCATGACCGAGACGGTCTCCCAAGCATCGATATTGACCACCAATTCCTTTTCGATAATCGCGCCTCCCGGCACCACCCCGGCGGCCTGGTGATTCTTGGTCACCGAAGCACCTCCGGCACCTCCCACTCCACCGAGGAATCCACCCACCGACACCGGCCCCTGTGCGACGGCAAACACTTGCTGATTCGCCGCTTTGAGCGGAGTCAACAAGAGCGTTCCACCTTGCAGGCTTTTCGCATTGGCCATGGAGGACACGACCACATCAAGAGTTTGGCCGGGTTTGGCGAACGGGGGAAGTTTGGTGGTGACCATAACAGAGGCAATGTTTTTCGTGAGAAGCTGGATCGGATCG
It encodes:
- a CDS encoding flagellar basal body P-ring protein FlgI, giving the protein MITSWARSLMAGLFIGAVGLPLPAEAVRIKDIGAIEGVRENQLIGYGLIVGLDRTGDQVIGGQFTIQAMMSMLNKMGINLVIDPIQLLTKNIASVMVTTKLPPFAKPGQTLDVVVSSMANAKSLQGGTLLLTPLKAANQQVFAVAQGPVSVGGFLGGVGGAGGASVTKNHQAAGVVPGGAIIEKELVVNIDAWETVSVMLRQPDFTTAIRTAEAIDGVFGKGSALPINAGHVKATIPTNFHGRVVEYIASIEGLDVSVDMAAKVVVNERTGTVVLGEHVRISTCAISHGNLTISVKNTLSVSQPNAPLIGSASSQPATVTEDVQTEVKEQESRLIVVDETVTLGEVVRALNAVGVTPRDLVSILSALRAAGALQANLEII
- a CDS encoding rod-binding protein codes for the protein MNIHDSTQAQFLSSPVFTDPLGNQNDLSSLQVQGAPGDRKELLKAAKQYEAFFVSYLMKVMRETVHESEMSGKMGSYFYSFYDQEIGNRASESGGIGITQMVQEYIEKNYPPAAKVPDSENR
- the flgM gene encoding flagellar biosynthesis anti-sigma factor FlgM, which translates into the protein MQISGSGRSDQLAKILLGTQETKGPSPQPQSSQKEAGNDRVQISDQAKELQRIRALGQTPDQERAARVEQIKNALEHGTYDVSGRKVGDALIKQVLTDAVL
- the flgN gene encoding flagellar export chaperone FlgN — its product is MPSVSTALSAQLVTILLRELAACQSLLETVEAERHAIKTLAIGDFHPINVRRLAILEQLQSIADARDQAVRQITAALSLSDSASSLHSLLDRWHGLESATVRRHHETLMATAKHVREEIKQNVVLIDGIRGFVEHALTAGAAALTDGNAYGRTGKPALAHPLSAVLYQQG